Below is a genomic region from Raphanus sativus cultivar WK10039 chromosome 4, ASM80110v3, whole genome shotgun sequence.
TATTGACGAAAGTTTACGTGTGTATTACAGTTTGTATCTAACTAACTTCTACACGTGCCTAACATCTTTTCGTACACGTAATAAACTTTCCAATTTACATGGAGAAACAAGCGGCCTTACTGACGCGTGTCACCACCGCACCGACCGGCGGCGCGTCACGCTTACCAAGTCCGGCTAACTCCAAACGCCGATGACTCGACGGACGAGGAAGATTCTCCGGTACGATTGTCTCGAGTGAGTTCTGAAGCCAAGGCGGACAAGCCCTCTTGTCACTCCACCTCCGGGGCGCCGTCTCTTTGATCACCGTCGGTTTTACAACTGCCGCTTCCACCAACGGCACGTTAGTGATCTGAACAGCGCCGATCACAACAGTCGCTGCCAAGGCCATGGGAAGGGAACACTTGTTCTTCCGTGGCTCGGTTTCATCCTCTGTTCTCCTCCTAAACTCGTGTGATAATTAATTGGTAAATCAAAGAATGAAAAAATGagctttaaattttaattttgttgaaTTAAAAGAGATACCGAGAGATCCGTGACGTTGTCTTAAGTCGTTGAGAAGATGATTGCGCGGAGTTAGAATCTAGGAGAGGAAGATTCAGACAGCAGCTTATTCTCCCTGCCATTGTTTTTCCCCTGTTTTTCGGTTTCCCCTTTCGAGTTCGCCAAATGCCCCCTCTTCCtcgtatattatataaatttagtaGAGAGTTCTGAAATAAAAATCCTCTCTTAACTCTATATATAATCAATGAgctagttctttttttttgtcaacgtattctagttcttttatttttaataaaacccatcaatgggacaaaaacatttCAATTACAATTTTGATATTGAAAACTCTTCCACCGTCTACAATACAACATAAAGTTATGCGTTTTAAATTATCAAactacataattaaaaaaatgaaatgatttAAAACTGTAGTCTTTAGTGAAAAAACTCTTAGCTAAAAATAAGTTTGTGAAATTGTCAACAAAAATCTCAATGAAAATtccattcaaattttttttttttaaattaacccTTCGTTCTACAATGttgttaaattttagttaattattaataaatcatttttaaagagTCTTTGTTTATTAAAGtcaaaataattgttttagttgtcaaataatatatgttttgaaaatatttagataataCTTAATTTGAATTCAgtccaaaattatattaaaaacacaactattattttgaataaaatcaAGAGTAACAGTATTCTTGTACGAAATTGCTATTAAGTGGTGAAAGATTCAATATTAAACTACAACCATAATGCATATAGAAATATGAGAGTTTTGGAGAAATGacataaacaaattatttattattgcaatttgtgtatttttacatttttttacctttttactgaatatttttttgaccGAAAAAATGATGTAGAACATTTGATTAAATTAGACAAAGctaatgaatataaaatatttatgggttattagtatttttttgttaatagaTGTGGACATAGTCACAAGAAGATGAAAAATGTAAgatgattaaattaaaattaaaatattatgacgatgttttaaattttttggaaTGTCTATTGATTAGGTGGCAGGTTAAGTATATAGATTAGACAACAACTCCGCACATGCGAGAgttgttttagggttttcttcTTCACTATAACACCGCCACTCATCCTTTGGATAATACAGTTATGCTCACATCTCTCTTCTAATCACCGCCTCTAATCTCTCCATCTCCGTTATCGCCGATCAGGTACACCTCCTACATTGAAATAGTTAAGCATTGTCTCTTTCTTATCGCTCCGAGGAATCATCATTAAGTAGCGATTGGATTCATCATAACCAATGCCTATTGTCTGAATCCGTCTCTCATTTTTGCAGCCTTCACATTGCTTTCGCCTGTTATGTCCAACAATGTCTTGCCTCATCAGCCTTTACCTGTAAGTACACAAATGATGGGTCCATGCGTTGATGTCTCTACTTCGGAAGTGAGATTCATGTCAGAACCAAACTGTAACTATCAAGAAGCTCAGATCTCTGAGAGGCAAAAGGATTGTAATGTAACAATGCAGTCATCGTTTGTGCCTAATGGTGCCATTGTAGGAGGATCCATGGACACAAGTAAGCGAAAGACACCTTTGCATCCTCAACCATTGGCTGTGCAAAATAAACGGATGGTACCGAACCGATCTGAGCTAAACAAAGGCCCCAAGTCAGCTTCTGTTTCGCCTAAAACACAGTATTTGCCTCCTGCTTCGTTGTGTAAGAATACTTCTTTCtcttgtaataataataataaacctGGGAAGCCAACTACAGCGAGGAAACAAGCTTCTCTGCCGGTGAAACCTCAGAGCGAGTCTTCTAATGTTGTGAGGTTTAAAATGAGAGAATCGTTAGCAAGTGCACTGGCGATGGTGCAACGCCAAAAGGAGACGAAAAGGTTACATAGTAAGTCTGTGGAAGTTCTTGTTAGTGATCCAGACTCGGCTGCTTCTGGAGTTGATGTGATGGTGTCCAATGGAGGAGGTGCCTCTGTTCAGACAGTTGTACCGGAGATTTTGACCATGGCCAAGACAAGTGACATCACTGCACAAGAACCCTTTTCGCTAGCTCATGTTTCATATAGTGACAATGTGTTACGAAATGACCTCTCTTGGGATCTTGAGTCAGATGAAATGACTGGAGCAACGGCTAATGGTTGGAGTCTGGAGAAGCTGTTGCTGGATCCAAAAGTTTTGGCATTCAAAATAGAAGCAGAGCTCTTTAAGTTATTTGGAGGTGTGAGTAAGAAATATAAAGAGAAAGGAAGGTCTCTCTTGTTCAATTTGAAAGACAAGAGCAATCCTAAGCTCAGGGAAAAGGTTATGTACGGAGAAATTGCAGCGGAGCGGTTGTGTTCAATGTCAGCTGAGGAACTCGCTTCAAAGGAGCTAGCGGAGTGGCGACAAGCGAAAGCAGAGGAGATGGCTCAAATGGTTGTTCTGCAGGACACAGAGGTGGATATCAGAAGCTTGGTAAGGAAAACACACAAAGGAGAGTTCCAAGTGGAAGTGGAGCCGATGGATAGCGGCTCGGTGGAGATCTCTGTGGGATCGAGTTCGCTTAACTGGTCTCGACCGAAGAGTATCAAGAAGAAAACACTTGGAGTCAAGAATGAGTTGAGCAACACTAGTGAGGTCTCTGCTCTAGTTAACTGTGTCAGAGTAGATGATGTGATGCAGGCTGCCACTGGATGTCTTCCTCCAATTGTTTCTCTTGATGAGTTTATGTCATCCGTAGATTCAGAATCTCCATCTGAGTCCTTGTCTTCAGATATTGGGAAAGGACCTTCCGAATCAGAGGCTAATATTGATCTTGGTACATCACAAGTTAAGGCTGAGGCATCACCAGTTAAGGCTGAGTCGTCAAAGCCTTATTCGGATTTGAAATCAGTTTCCATACCTGCGGGTGAACGTCTATGGGAAGGTGCACTCCTGTTGAGTGTTTCTTCTGTGGTCTCTGTCATCGGCATTCTGAAAAGGTTTGTAATCAATGATTCCATTAGTGGTAGCAAACCTAGCTCAGTATTTCGTTTCATCTACATTTCCAAATTTGGGTTTGCATATTCAAAACGTTTTCGTTATGCTGATTGTTCTAAGATGTTATACTACTACTACACCGTTTCTGAGCTGCATGGAAgatgttataacttataagctTCTTATTGCGTCTGTGCCATCTATAGAGATTTATTCGCATTATAGGACACATTATTTTATGTCAAAGTCTGTACACTTACTGATATCATATTATGCTACAGTGGCGAAAAAACCACTACAAAGGAGTGGCCTGTGTTGCTAGAGATCAAGGGTAGAGTCAGATTAGATGCATTTGAGAAGTTTGTTCGAGAGCTCCCAAATTCCAGGAGTCGTGCTGTAATGGTATATTATTTTACTGCTTGCAATTTTCACATTCATTGCTTGAAAGCTGTCTACTTGGCTAAACTAATCCAACAAATTTAAGACTTGTTTGTTCTACTTGATAAAACTCTTTACCAGTAGCTGTCATGTGTCCTTATATATAAACCTTACTTTTATGTTTtaggttatgtgtttcgtctgCAAAGAAGAATGCTCCAAGATAGAACAAGAAACCATTTCTGAGGTATGTCCTTGGTagttaactaatttttttttgtgtaggaGTGTGTTATCCACGGATTAACTGAAACTGAATTCTTATAAACCAATACAATTCAATAGTAGAATAGGTTTACTTGGTTAATGTTATTCATAGACAGAGACCGGCTTGAAGACCTAAGTTTCCGTAGTATAATAGCAAACTCAAATATTCTTTACTGGTTATGTTACTTCCTTCAGTTATAACAATTTTATGAAATGTGGGTATTGCAATTATGTAGGTGGTGGATTCATACTCTAAAGATGAGAGAGTTGGTTTCGCTGAACCGGTTTCAGGAGTTGAGCTTTACCTTTGCCCAAACCGTGGCAGAACCACCGAGATTTTAAGCAATATTGTTCCAAGAAACCAACTTGATTTCTTGAAATCTTTAGATGATGATGGTCTTATAGGTGTTGTTGTATGGAGAAGACCACAATTAGAAAAACCACCAATATCTTACTCTCACAAGAACCACGGTTCTCCGTTAACCACATTTAATACGTCTCGTTACGGTAACATGCTGCCTCAGGTCAACAACCatgatgatggtggtgatgTGCCTCCGGGGTTTGGTCCAATGGCCGTGGCTAGGAgggatgatggtgatgatgatgatgacttgCCTGAATTTAACTATTTGTCTCGTGGAGATGTTGTCATGAACCGGACAAGCAGGTCCCATTCTGTAAGAGAGCTAATTCATAAATATGGACAATCTGAACCTTTGTGGAATCAAGGTTTTAATAATAATGGCTAGGCCTGGGCAATATATCCGTAAACCGAACAACCGATCGGATACCGATCCGATTAAGGCGGTTCGATTCGGTTTCGGGTTTCATAAATAAATCATGCGGTTGGGCTTTTGTAGTTATAATGGACCTCGGGTCGGTTCGGATAAAAACCCGACAACCGAACGATTACAACCGAACCCCGATTGAAACATAACCCTAACCCCTCTTTCTTCCTTTTCTAAATCGCATCGGTGATAGAAAGTTAGAATCACCAAGAATCTCGCCGAAAAATCTCATCCCCATTTCATTTCCATAATCTCAACTTGCGTATATGCAATCCAAAATCCTTTCCATTCACCGAAAATCAAATATCCTCCGTGATTCTATGGTCGATTCGAAATTGAAACCCTTATCACAGCTCCTATATATGTCTCTGCGAACCCTTAGACTTGACAAGCCAATCCACCTCTTTAGCCAGAAAGTAATCGATCGGAGgttcttatttttcttctaaattcTCGAAGCATCATTCatttatctttgtttttcaattttagaTATTGGGTAGAGTAGACAATATTATTGGTGATTCGGGTTTAAGTCTTGTGCTTTTTATTCTTAATCTGAAAAGAATTTGACCTCAAACTTGAACTGTTGTTTTGTTCTTAATCTTGTATGTGTAATGAGTCTTAATGCGTGTGATGTTATTTCTTCAGCTCTTCGGTTTTTGTCTGGTTCTTATTCTCACTTAGTGTAATAAGTCTTAATGAGTCTTTAGAATTTGAAAACAAAGTGATGTTAGTTCATGTATTGTTTTCATATATTGCGTTGCTATTTTAGTTCTAAGCtgattttaattctttttttttttgcagatggCATCATCATCTTTCACTAACGACCAAACTGATGTTGAGATGCAATTTCAAGACCAAGAGTACCAAGAGACAAATGCAACATCTCAGACTCAGGCGGACAAGGTGAAGAAGATGGTTGTGCCAAGGTCTACTGTGTGGGAGCATTTCACCAGGACCAAAGAGAATCGAAACAAGTGTATTTGTCACCATTGCCAAAAGACCTTCTCATGCGCATCCAAGTCCGGAACTTCTAATCTGAAGCAGCATCTGCAAATATGCAAAGAACACAAAGTGTGGTTAACAAGTCAGCAAAAGAACCAACAGAAGATTGGCAATGGAGGAAACCTGAAGGCATCCAAAGTGAGTGAAGCGCTTTGGAAAGAAGCTTGTAACGAGCTTGTGGTGTTAGCAGAACTGCCACTTTCATTCATTGAAAGTACTGCTTTCAAATACTTCTGCGACAAGGTACAAACTTGAATAACTTtgccttttaatttttttttttaaatcatcaaACTTACTTactcttttaatattttattttgcaagGTTAACCTTCCAAAGACCCACTCAAGAAGGAGTTTGACAAGGAACATTGTGGAGATGTTTGTGAAAAGGAAAGCAGCACTCAAGAACTTGCTCATCACGAGCAAACAAAGAGTTTCGCTAACCACAGATATTTGGGTATCTCAAGTGACAGGtacattgttttattttgttacaaaCTTGTCAATACAATCTTGTATTCAACTAATGGCACACGCTGATATAAACTTTTCATGGTTTGTATGTCTCGCAGGTGCAAGCTATATGGTTATCACTGCACACTTCATTGACGATGAGTGGCAGCTGAAGAAGCTAATCATTGGCTTCAAGTATGTCATGGATCACAAAGGTCAGACAATCTCTACTGTTCTGTTACAGTGTTTAGCTGATTGGGGACTAGAGAGGCTATTTTGCATCACAGTAGATAATGCAAGCGCTAATACTTCTGCCCTTAAGCGGTTCCATGAGGTCTTTAGCTCCAAATCCCCTGATGCATTTGTCTTAGATGGGAATTTTTTCCACATGAGGTGTGCGGCTCATATTATTAACTTGATTGCTAAGGAGGGTTTGAGTGATTTGAGTGAAAATGTGTTAGCTATCAGGAATGTTGTTCAGTATGTTAGGTCCTCAACCCCTAGGTTACACGCCTTTGATCAGAGAGTCACAACTGGTAAGATGACTCGTGGAAGCTTGCCTCTTGATGTAAAGACTAGGTGGAATTCGACTTTTCTTATGTTATCTAGAGCATTACAGTTTAAGATAGCATTTGATAGAATGGAAGCAGAAGATAGGCTGTACAATGACTACTTTCTCGAAGTAGATAATGGGGTTAAGCGGTGTGGACCACCTACTTCTAGGGACTGGAAAGCTGTTGAAAAGCTTATTAGGTTTTTGGTGATATTTTACAACAGCACATTGATTGTCTCTGCCTCATCTAAGGTCAATGCATTCAAATGCTATGGTGAGATAGTGACAATTGAGAGAAATCTCACTGGTTTAGTTAGCAGTTTAGACTCTGAGTTGAAGTTGAGGGCATCTGAAATGTTGAAGAAGTTTTCAAAGTATTGGGGAGGAATGAAAGGCGTCAACAAGATGTTGATCTTAGCAACCATCTTCGACCCTACACAGAAGATGCATTTCGCAAAGCTCTGTTTTGAGAAGCTGTACGGGAAAGATAGCTTCGAGGCTAAGGAGATGACAAAAACCGTGACTGATCTTCTCACATCCATGTTTAAGGAGTACAGCATGCGGTTCAAAAGAGCTTCTGGACAAGCATCGCAAGAAGCTGAAGCCTCTGCCGTCCCTGGTCCAGACTCTCAGGAACAAGGAGTGGAAAGAATGGAACTGGTGGTTGAGGATTTCGGTTATGAAAGGATGGATGCTGTTTACAAGGAACTTGTTGCTGAAATAGGTGAAGATACACGAGATGAGCTTGAAGTGTACTTGAAGGAAGCGGTGGTGACTCAAAAGCTCTTACCGGGAATGGAGTTTGATGTTCTGTCTTGGTGGAAGATGCACAGAGTGAAGTACCCGGTCCTTGCAGAAATGGCGAGAGATCTCCTGGCTATGCAGGTTTCATCAGTAGCATCAGAAAGTGCTTTCAGCACAAGTGGCAGGATATTGGAACCCCACAGAAGCTGCTTAACTCACTACATGATAGAGGTTATTATGTGTACTGAGCAATGGCTTCATGCTGACATCAAGCTTAAGGAAACCATCATCACAAATGAGCAAATCCTAGAAGACGTTGAAGAGCTTGATAAGCTTGAGAAAGGTATGAATTCATTTGGTCTTCTTATGTATATGTTTTCCT
It encodes:
- the LOC108852340 gene encoding protein CHLOROPLAST VESICULATION, with translation MAGRISCCLNLPLLDSNSAQSSSQRLKTTSRISRRRTEDETEPRKNKCSLPMALAATVVIGAVQITNVPLVEAAVVKPTVIKETAPRRWSDKRACPPWLQNSLETIVPENLPRPSSHRRLELAGLGKRDAPPVGAVVTRVSKAACFSM
- the LOC108849091 gene encoding uncharacterized protein LOC108849091, with translation MSNNVLPHQPLPVSTQMMGPCVDVSTSEVRFMSEPNCNYQEAQISERQKDCNVTMQSSFVPNGAIVGGSMDTSKRKTPLHPQPLAVQNKRMVPNRSELNKGPKSASVSPKTQYLPPASLCKNTSFSCNNNNKPGKPTTARKQASLPVKPQSESSNVVRFKMRESLASALAMVQRQKETKRLHSKSVEVLVSDPDSAASGVDVMVSNGGGASVQTVVPEILTMAKTSDITAQEPFSLAHVSYSDNVLRNDLSWDLESDEMTGATANGWSLEKLLLDPKVLAFKIEAELFKLFGGVSKKYKEKGRSLLFNLKDKSNPKLREKVMYGEIAAERLCSMSAEELASKELAEWRQAKAEEMAQMVVLQDTEVDIRSLVRKTHKGEFQVEVEPMDSGSVEISVGSSSLNWSRPKSIKKKTLGVKNELSNTSEVSALVNCVRVDDVMQAATGCLPPIVSLDEFMSSVDSESPSESLSSDIGKGPSESEANIDLGTSQVKAEASPVKAESSKPYSDLKSVSIPAGERLWEGALLLSVSSVVSVIGILKSGEKTTTKEWPVLLEIKGRVRLDAFEKFVRELPNSRSRAVMVMCFVCKEECSKIEQETISEVVDSYSKDERVGFAEPVSGVELYLCPNRGRTTEILSNIVPRNQLDFLKSLDDDGLIGVVVWRRPQLEKPPISYSHKNHGSPLTTFNTSRYGNMLPQVNNHDDGGDVPPGFGPMAVARRDDGDDDDDLPEFNYLSRGDVVMNRTSRSHSVRELIHKYGQSEPLWNQGFNNNG
- the LOC130510987 gene encoding zinc finger BED domain-containing protein RICESLEEPER 2-like → MTRGSLPLDVKTRWNSTFLMLSRALQFKIAFDRMEAEDRLYNDYFLEVDNGVKRCGPPTSRDWKAVEKLIRFLVIFYNSTLIVSASSKVNAFKCYGEIVTIERNLTGLVSSLDSELKLRASEMLKKFSKYWGGMKGVNKMLILATIFDPTQKMHFAKLCFEKLYGKDSFEAKEMTKTVTDLLTSMFKEYSMRFKRASGQASQEAEASAVPGPDSQEQGVERMELVVEDFGYERMDAVYKELVAEIGEDTRDELEVYLKEAVVTQKLLPGMEFDVLSWWKMHRVKYPVLAEMARDLLAMQVSSVASESAFSTSGRILEPHRSCLTHYMIEVIMCTEQWLHADIKLKETIITNEQILEDVEELDKLEKEFEAHNLGD